A stretch of the Taeniopygia guttata chromosome 3, bTaeGut7.mat, whole genome shotgun sequence genome encodes the following:
- the CD93 gene encoding complement component C1q receptor: protein MATRALLLLPLLAWSCGGEDVEVLCADSACYTLHRDESSWKSAQERCKDNGGNLAPVGSAGEAARLRELLARADWAGPAWLGLALPRGHCVRPQEPLRGFSWVAGGAPGNFSEWASEPAVTCVSARCAALRPPGPHGPGGWADRACRSTLPAFLCKFSFQGMCGLLPLAGRGTVTYTAPFGVRSARLAAAPFGTLAEVECDSGRASAFAVCKGPLDGGGFAWHPPGPLCPVNCGRHNGGCQQLCLDVPGESPRCACRPGYVLAADMASCVPEDSCHPNPCQGSCRALPGGFECGCEPGYALAADGRGCSDVDECESGPCQHQCHNFPGGFQCHCRPGYSSTGPAGHHCHDVDECAQPDACPQLCINIPGSFRCTCRPGFQRQPGGESCLDVDECLRDPCPGACRNFPGGYECLCPPGSLRDDDGHGCSPGDAIPSSIPQSSGIPQSASSIPQSSTVIPESSSIPQSSSIPRTARIPWTTSIPRTLGMPTAGLGVGSDEHSADGPRLLLYYIVGSLVAILLLLAFALALVACRKRAAKREKPPAKNAADNYCWVPEQPESCGERSTS, encoded by the exons ATGGCCACCCGGGCgctcctgctgctgccgctgctggcCTGGAGCTGCGGAGGGGAGGACGTGGAGGTGCTGTGCGCCGACAGCGCCTGCTATACTTTGCACCGGGAtgagagcagctggaaaagcGCCCAGGAGCGCTGCAAGGATAACGGGGGCAACCTGGCGCCGGTGGGCAGCGCCGGCGAGGCCGCGCGGCTGCgggagctgctggccagagccGACTGGGCCGGCCCGGCCTGGCTCGGGCTTGCCCTGCCCCGGGGTCACTGCGTGCGGCCGCAGGAGCCGCTGCGAGGCTTCTCCTGGGTGGCCGGCGGGGCGCCGGGCAACTTCTCGGAGTGGGCATCTGAGCCGGCGGTCACCTGCGTGAGCGCCCGCTGTGCCGCCCTGCGGCCGCCCGGcccgcacggccccggcggctgGGCGGACCGCGCCTGCCGCAGCACGCTCCCGGCTTTCCTCTGCAAGTTCAGCTTCCAGGGCATGTGCGGGCTCCTGCCGCTGGCCGGCCGCGGCACGGTCACCTACACCGCCCCGTTCGGTGTGCGCAGCGCCCGCCTGGCCGCCGCTCCCTTCGGGACGCTGGCCGAGGTGGAGTGCGACAGCGGCCGAGCTTCGGCCTTCGCCGTCTGCAAGGGGCCGCTAGACGGGGGTGGCTTCGCCTGGCACCCGCCGGGTCCCCTGTGCCCGGTCAACTGCGGCCGCCACAACGGcggctgccagcagctctgcctggatgTGCCCGGCGAGTCCCCGCGCTGCGCCTGCCGACCCGGCTACGTGCTGGCCGCCGACATGGCCTCCTGCGTTCCCGAGGATTCCTGCCATCCCAATCCTTGCCAGGGATCCTGCCGGGCGCTGCCCGGCGGCTTCGAGTGCGGCTGCGAGCCTGGCTACGCCCTGGCAGCCGACGGCCGCGGGTGCTCGGATGTGGACGAGTGCGAGTCGGGGCCGTGCCAGCACCAGTGCCACAACTTTCCCGGCGGCTTCCAGTGCCACTGCCGGCCCGGGTACAGCTCCACGGGGCCCGCTGGCCACCACTGCCACGACGTGGATGAGTGTGCCCAGCCCGACGCGTGCCCGCAGCTCTGCATCAATATTCCCGGCTCCTTTCGCTGCACTTGCCGGCCCGGCTTCCAGCGGCAGCCAGGAGGAGAGTCCTGCCTGGATGTGGATGAATGCCTGCGGGATCCGTGTCCCGGCGCCTGCCGCAACTTCCCCGGCGGCTACGAGTGCCTGTGCCCGCCTGGCTCCCTCCGGGACGACGATGGCCAcggctgcagccccggagaCGCGATCCCAAGCAGTATCCCACAGAGCTCCGGCATCCCACAGAGCGCCAGCAGCATCCCACAGAGCTCCACCGTCATCCCAGAAAGCTCCAGCATCCCACAGAGCTCCAGCATCCCACGCACCGCGCGCATCCCATGGACCACGAGCATCCCTCGTACTCTGGGAATGCCCACCGCGGGACTGGGAGTCGGCTCGGACGAGCACAGCGCCGACGGCCCGCGGCTGCTGCTCTATTACATCGTGGGCAGCCTGGTGgccatcctgctcctgctggcgTTCGCCCTGGCGCTCGTGGCTTGCAGGAAAAGGGCGGCCAAAAGGGAGAAGCCGCCGGCCAAAAACGCGGCCGATAATTATTGCTGGGTGCCCGAGCAGCCTGAGAGCTGCGGGGAGCGCAG CACATCTTGA
- the LOC100231535 gene encoding GDNF-inducible zinc finger protein 1 isoform X2 produces the protein MIPAVPVAQGATRRGSIPGGWMEKKKILMKSKVAAPNLLRALYSLYQLGHLCDVTVLTQHLGIQEEILAHKAVLAASSNYFKGLFLHQEILDTQKCTVTLQDIYTEEFTSFLEFVYTAEVEIEAGKLQRMKEIAERLECKDLLDICEEVKAEGRKGLDLSLHMKGQRGENRGSQWPCIQQEENPRNSSQVMAIPMQRKLWDRQKHKELLPGYELIGGQAGGLEQEATAFPAPKSRPAKLPKCNKTHSPTGLGVDITSLENKDGHSLCREKEQKQESQVCPYCDKAISSKCSLAVHIRTHTGDGCYRCQHCPASFTHRAAYTSHLRKIHESGEERQLLPVYWMVVPPTHGPNPTSRDKDPNGETWDGTPETSGCEEDARNSFIAEAERSKEQEESQEAKRVNEDGGGMSVKGEEQGDYDTGYSEVEGGRDNEVCSEEEEDEASTEKDSKEPEPGFKLKKASESVANKKSIYVIHCDKCQEQFVSRKKYVDHCRDVHQSLPGKVYRCEVCSKAFASYTSWKEHRACVHSEERRFSCSLCQATFKRKRDVRTHSMRKHEGRAKRPLCSVCGKILSSDTALVFHMRTHTGEKPYECGVCHSRFAQPSQLKIHTRSHTGEKPYICEDCGASFADRGKLTGHKRTHTGERLFRCDVCGKDFATNEYLKCHRRCHLGAKPYRCEVCGKAFGLRASLAQHSNVHAETRPYFCEQCGKAFTQQGALRRHQRIHTGEKPYKCRACERTFTDMSTLRRHVAIHDRNAHWRNFLIDLTLKKDHNWSKIETLAEAHPGGDPMPEIWSVDHGKLYKPGSAKAAAAHVTPGLGDTGNTDPSLLYL, from the exons ATGATCCCGGCTGTGCCAGTGGCACAGGGAGCAACACGGCGCGGCAGCATTCCCGGAGGATG gatggagaagaagaaaatcctGATGAAGTCCAAGGTTGCTGCTCCCAACCTCCTGAGGGCTCTGTATTCCCTCTACCAGCTTGGGCACCTTTGCGACGTGACAGTCCTCACCCAACATCTGGGAATTCAGGAGGAAATCCTGGCTCATAAAGCCGTCCTGGCAGCTTCCAGCAACTACTTCAAGGGGCTCTTCCTGCACCAGGAGATACTGGACACCCAGAAGTGCACAGTGACTCTGCAGGACATCTACACCGAGGAGTTCACCTCCTTCCTGGAGTTTGTGTACACAGCAGAGGTGGAGATCGAGGCGGGAAAACTCCAGAGGATGAAGGAAATAGCGGAAAGGCTAGAATGCAAGGATTTGCTTGATATCTGTGAGGAAGTGAAAGCAGAGGGCAGGAAGGGCTTGGATTTGAGCCTCCACATGAAAGGGCAGAGGGGTGAAAACAGGGGATCACAGTGGCCTTGTATCCAGCAAGAGGAAAACCCCAGGAACTCTTCCCAGGTCATGGCAATTCCCATGCAGAGGAAACTTTGGGATAGGCAGAAACATAAGGAGCTGCTGCCGGGCTATGAGCTCATTGGTGGCCAAGCGGgaggcctggagcaggaggccacagcttttccagccccaaaatccaggccAGCAAAGCTGCCCAAGTGCAATAAGACACATTCCCCAACCGGACTGGGTGTGGATATCACCAGCCTGGAAAACAAGGATGGTCATTCCCTCTgcagggagaaggagcagaagcaggaatcccaggtgtgtccctaCTGTGACAAGGCCATCAGCTCCAagtgcagcctggctgtgcacaTTCGGACACACACGGGGGACGGGTGCTACaggtgccagcactgccctgccagcTTCACCCACAGGGCTGCCTACACCTCCCATCTCAG gaaaatCCATGAGTCTGGGGAAGAGAGGCAACTCCTGCCTGTTTATTGGATGGTGGTTCCACCCACACATGGCCCAAACCCCACAAGCCGTGACAAAGATCCCAACGGAGAGACTTGGGACGGCACACCGGAAACCTCAGGGTGTGAGGAAGATGCCAGGAATTCATTCATTGCTGAAGCAGAAAGGAGCAAGGAGCAAGAAGAATCCCAGGAAGCTAAAAGAGTGAATGAAGATGGAGGTGGAATGAGTGTGAAGGGCGAGGAGCAGGGAGACTATGACACAGGATACTCGGAAGTTGAAGGAGGCAGGGACAACGAGGTATGttctgaggaggaggaggatgaagccTCAACAGAGAAGGACAGCAAAGAACCTGAACCAGGGTTTAAACTAAAGAAGGCCAGTGAAAGTGTGGCCAACAAAAAATCCATCTACGTGATCCACTGCGACAAGTGCCAGGAGCAGTTTGTTTCCCGGAAAAAGTACGTGGATCACTGCCGGGATGTGCATCAGAGCCTGCCTGGCAAGGTGTACCGCTGCGAGGTGTGCAGCAAGGCCTTCGCCAGCTATACCAGCTGGAAGGAGCACCGTGCCTGTGTGCACAGTGAGGAGAGGAGGttctcctgcagcctctgccaggcCACCTTCAAGAGGAAGCGGGATGTGAGGACTCACTCCATGCGGAAGCATGAGGGCAGGGCCAAGCGGCCGCTGTGCTCCGTGTGCGGCAAGATCCTGAGCTCCGACACGGCGCTGGTGTTCCACATGCGGACACACACTGGCGAGAAGCCCTATGAGTGTGGTGTGTGTCACTCCAGGTTTGCTCAGCCTTCCCAGCTCAAGATCCATACCAG atcccacactggggagaagccctacatTTGTGAGGACTGCGGCGCTTCCTTTGCCGACAGAGGAAAACTCACTGGCCACAAAAGGACACACACAG GCGAGCGGCTCTTCAGATGTGACGTGTGCGGGAAGGACTTTGCCACCAATGAGTACCTGAAGTGCCACAGGCGCTGTCACCTGGGAGCCAAACCCTACAGGTGTGAAGTTTGTGGGAAAGCCTTCGGACTCAGAGCctccctggcccagcacagcaaCGTCCATGCAG AGACCCGTCCCTATTTCTGCGAGCAGTGTGGGAAGGCCTTCACGCAGCAGGGAGCTCTGCGGCggcaccagcgcatccacacgggagagaagccctacaagtgccGGGCCTGCGAGAGGACCTTCACCGACATGTCCACCCTGCGCCGGCACGTAGCG ATCCATGACCGGAATGCTCACTGGAGAAACTTCTTGATTGACCTCACACTAAAAAAAGACCACAATTGGTCCAAAATAGAGACTTTAGCAGAAGCACATCCAGGAGGAGATCCCATGCCAGAAATTTGGTCAGTTGACCACGGGAAACTTTATAAACCAGGAAGTgctaaagcagcagcagctcacgtGACACCtgggcttggggacactgggaacaCTGACCCCTCCCTTTTGTACTTATAA
- the LOC100231535 gene encoding uncharacterized protein isoform X1, translating into MEPRESPPGAAGAISAAPAGREGIPGCCRLRKRTGDPSRPGALSLPLMLMPSAGINIPYLCFPRSASRISAHGSKILAAFKIQKMIPAVPVAQGATRRGSIPGGWMEKKKILMKSKVAAPNLLRALYSLYQLGHLCDVTVLTQHLGIQEEILAHKAVLAASSNYFKGLFLHQEILDTQKCTVTLQDIYTEEFTSFLEFVYTAEVEIEAGKLQRMKEIAERLECKDLLDICEEVKAEGRKGLDLSLHMKGQRGENRGSQWPCIQQEENPRNSSQVMAIPMQRKLWDRQKHKELLPGYELIGGQAGGLEQEATAFPAPKSRPAKLPKCNKTHSPTGLGVDITSLENKDGHSLCREKEQKQESQVCPYCDKAISSKCSLAVHIRTHTGDGCYRCQHCPASFTHRAAYTSHLRKIHESGEERQLLPVYWMVVPPTHGPNPTSRDKDPNGETWDGTPETSGCEEDARNSFIAEAERSKEQEESQEAKRVNEDGGGMSVKGEEQGDYDTGYSEVEGGRDNEVCSEEEEDEASTEKDSKEPEPGFKLKKASESVANKKSIYVIHCDKCQEQFVSRKKYVDHCRDVHQSLPGKVYRCEVCSKAFASYTSWKEHRACVHSEERRFSCSLCQATFKRKRDVRTHSMRKHEGRAKRPLCSVCGKILSSDTALVFHMRTHTGEKPYECGVCHSRFAQPSQLKIHTRSHTGEKPYICEDCGASFADRGKLTGHKRTHTGERLFRCDVCGKDFATNEYLKCHRRCHLGAKPYRCEVCGKAFGLRASLAQHSNVHAETRPYFCEQCGKAFTQQGALRRHQRIHTGEKPYKCRACERTFTDMSTLRRHVAIHDRNAHWRNFLIDLTLKKDHNWSKIETLAEAHPGGDPMPEIWSVDHGKLYKPGSAKAAAAHVTPGLGDTGNTDPSLLYL; encoded by the exons ATGGAGCCCCGGGAATCacccccgggagcggcgggagcgaTCTCGGCTGCTCCTGCCGGGCGGGAGGGGATTCCCGGCTGCTGCCGCCTCCGGAAGCGCACAGGTGACCCCTCACGTCCCGGAGCGCTGAGCCTCCCGCTTATGCTTATGCCAAGCGCTGGGATAAACATTCCCTATCTCTGCTTTCCTCGCAGCGCTTCCCGGATATCTGCGCACGGATCCAAAATTTTGGCTGCATTCAAAATCCAGAAGATGATCCCGGCTGTGCCAGTGGCACAGGGAGCAACACGGCGCGGCAGCATTCCCGGAGGATG gatggagaagaagaaaatcctGATGAAGTCCAAGGTTGCTGCTCCCAACCTCCTGAGGGCTCTGTATTCCCTCTACCAGCTTGGGCACCTTTGCGACGTGACAGTCCTCACCCAACATCTGGGAATTCAGGAGGAAATCCTGGCTCATAAAGCCGTCCTGGCAGCTTCCAGCAACTACTTCAAGGGGCTCTTCCTGCACCAGGAGATACTGGACACCCAGAAGTGCACAGTGACTCTGCAGGACATCTACACCGAGGAGTTCACCTCCTTCCTGGAGTTTGTGTACACAGCAGAGGTGGAGATCGAGGCGGGAAAACTCCAGAGGATGAAGGAAATAGCGGAAAGGCTAGAATGCAAGGATTTGCTTGATATCTGTGAGGAAGTGAAAGCAGAGGGCAGGAAGGGCTTGGATTTGAGCCTCCACATGAAAGGGCAGAGGGGTGAAAACAGGGGATCACAGTGGCCTTGTATCCAGCAAGAGGAAAACCCCAGGAACTCTTCCCAGGTCATGGCAATTCCCATGCAGAGGAAACTTTGGGATAGGCAGAAACATAAGGAGCTGCTGCCGGGCTATGAGCTCATTGGTGGCCAAGCGGgaggcctggagcaggaggccacagcttttccagccccaaaatccaggccAGCAAAGCTGCCCAAGTGCAATAAGACACATTCCCCAACCGGACTGGGTGTGGATATCACCAGCCTGGAAAACAAGGATGGTCATTCCCTCTgcagggagaaggagcagaagcaggaatcccaggtgtgtccctaCTGTGACAAGGCCATCAGCTCCAagtgcagcctggctgtgcacaTTCGGACACACACGGGGGACGGGTGCTACaggtgccagcactgccctgccagcTTCACCCACAGGGCTGCCTACACCTCCCATCTCAG gaaaatCCATGAGTCTGGGGAAGAGAGGCAACTCCTGCCTGTTTATTGGATGGTGGTTCCACCCACACATGGCCCAAACCCCACAAGCCGTGACAAAGATCCCAACGGAGAGACTTGGGACGGCACACCGGAAACCTCAGGGTGTGAGGAAGATGCCAGGAATTCATTCATTGCTGAAGCAGAAAGGAGCAAGGAGCAAGAAGAATCCCAGGAAGCTAAAAGAGTGAATGAAGATGGAGGTGGAATGAGTGTGAAGGGCGAGGAGCAGGGAGACTATGACACAGGATACTCGGAAGTTGAAGGAGGCAGGGACAACGAGGTATGttctgaggaggaggaggatgaagccTCAACAGAGAAGGACAGCAAAGAACCTGAACCAGGGTTTAAACTAAAGAAGGCCAGTGAAAGTGTGGCCAACAAAAAATCCATCTACGTGATCCACTGCGACAAGTGCCAGGAGCAGTTTGTTTCCCGGAAAAAGTACGTGGATCACTGCCGGGATGTGCATCAGAGCCTGCCTGGCAAGGTGTACCGCTGCGAGGTGTGCAGCAAGGCCTTCGCCAGCTATACCAGCTGGAAGGAGCACCGTGCCTGTGTGCACAGTGAGGAGAGGAGGttctcctgcagcctctgccaggcCACCTTCAAGAGGAAGCGGGATGTGAGGACTCACTCCATGCGGAAGCATGAGGGCAGGGCCAAGCGGCCGCTGTGCTCCGTGTGCGGCAAGATCCTGAGCTCCGACACGGCGCTGGTGTTCCACATGCGGACACACACTGGCGAGAAGCCCTATGAGTGTGGTGTGTGTCACTCCAGGTTTGCTCAGCCTTCCCAGCTCAAGATCCATACCAG atcccacactggggagaagccctacatTTGTGAGGACTGCGGCGCTTCCTTTGCCGACAGAGGAAAACTCACTGGCCACAAAAGGACACACACAG GCGAGCGGCTCTTCAGATGTGACGTGTGCGGGAAGGACTTTGCCACCAATGAGTACCTGAAGTGCCACAGGCGCTGTCACCTGGGAGCCAAACCCTACAGGTGTGAAGTTTGTGGGAAAGCCTTCGGACTCAGAGCctccctggcccagcacagcaaCGTCCATGCAG AGACCCGTCCCTATTTCTGCGAGCAGTGTGGGAAGGCCTTCACGCAGCAGGGAGCTCTGCGGCggcaccagcgcatccacacgggagagaagccctacaagtgccGGGCCTGCGAGAGGACCTTCACCGACATGTCCACCCTGCGCCGGCACGTAGCG ATCCATGACCGGAATGCTCACTGGAGAAACTTCTTGATTGACCTCACACTAAAAAAAGACCACAATTGGTCCAAAATAGAGACTTTAGCAGAAGCACATCCAGGAGGAGATCCCATGCCAGAAATTTGGTCAGTTGACCACGGGAAACTTTATAAACCAGGAAGTgctaaagcagcagcagctcacgtGACACCtgggcttggggacactgggaacaCTGACCCCTCCCTTTTGTACTTATAA
- the LOC100231535 gene encoding GDNF-inducible zinc finger protein 1 isoform X3, producing the protein MEKKKILMKSKVAAPNLLRALYSLYQLGHLCDVTVLTQHLGIQEEILAHKAVLAASSNYFKGLFLHQEILDTQKCTVTLQDIYTEEFTSFLEFVYTAEVEIEAGKLQRMKEIAERLECKDLLDICEEVKAEGRKGLDLSLHMKGQRGENRGSQWPCIQQEENPRNSSQVMAIPMQRKLWDRQKHKELLPGYELIGGQAGGLEQEATAFPAPKSRPAKLPKCNKTHSPTGLGVDITSLENKDGHSLCREKEQKQESQVCPYCDKAISSKCSLAVHIRTHTGDGCYRCQHCPASFTHRAAYTSHLRKIHESGEERQLLPVYWMVVPPTHGPNPTSRDKDPNGETWDGTPETSGCEEDARNSFIAEAERSKEQEESQEAKRVNEDGGGMSVKGEEQGDYDTGYSEVEGGRDNEVCSEEEEDEASTEKDSKEPEPGFKLKKASESVANKKSIYVIHCDKCQEQFVSRKKYVDHCRDVHQSLPGKVYRCEVCSKAFASYTSWKEHRACVHSEERRFSCSLCQATFKRKRDVRTHSMRKHEGRAKRPLCSVCGKILSSDTALVFHMRTHTGEKPYECGVCHSRFAQPSQLKIHTRSHTGEKPYICEDCGASFADRGKLTGHKRTHTGERLFRCDVCGKDFATNEYLKCHRRCHLGAKPYRCEVCGKAFGLRASLAQHSNVHAETRPYFCEQCGKAFTQQGALRRHQRIHTGEKPYKCRACERTFTDMSTLRRHVAIHDRNAHWRNFLIDLTLKKDHNWSKIETLAEAHPGGDPMPEIWSVDHGKLYKPGSAKAAAAHVTPGLGDTGNTDPSLLYL; encoded by the exons atggagaagaagaaaatcctGATGAAGTCCAAGGTTGCTGCTCCCAACCTCCTGAGGGCTCTGTATTCCCTCTACCAGCTTGGGCACCTTTGCGACGTGACAGTCCTCACCCAACATCTGGGAATTCAGGAGGAAATCCTGGCTCATAAAGCCGTCCTGGCAGCTTCCAGCAACTACTTCAAGGGGCTCTTCCTGCACCAGGAGATACTGGACACCCAGAAGTGCACAGTGACTCTGCAGGACATCTACACCGAGGAGTTCACCTCCTTCCTGGAGTTTGTGTACACAGCAGAGGTGGAGATCGAGGCGGGAAAACTCCAGAGGATGAAGGAAATAGCGGAAAGGCTAGAATGCAAGGATTTGCTTGATATCTGTGAGGAAGTGAAAGCAGAGGGCAGGAAGGGCTTGGATTTGAGCCTCCACATGAAAGGGCAGAGGGGTGAAAACAGGGGATCACAGTGGCCTTGTATCCAGCAAGAGGAAAACCCCAGGAACTCTTCCCAGGTCATGGCAATTCCCATGCAGAGGAAACTTTGGGATAGGCAGAAACATAAGGAGCTGCTGCCGGGCTATGAGCTCATTGGTGGCCAAGCGGgaggcctggagcaggaggccacagcttttccagccccaaaatccaggccAGCAAAGCTGCCCAAGTGCAATAAGACACATTCCCCAACCGGACTGGGTGTGGATATCACCAGCCTGGAAAACAAGGATGGTCATTCCCTCTgcagggagaaggagcagaagcaggaatcccaggtgtgtccctaCTGTGACAAGGCCATCAGCTCCAagtgcagcctggctgtgcacaTTCGGACACACACGGGGGACGGGTGCTACaggtgccagcactgccctgccagcTTCACCCACAGGGCTGCCTACACCTCCCATCTCAG gaaaatCCATGAGTCTGGGGAAGAGAGGCAACTCCTGCCTGTTTATTGGATGGTGGTTCCACCCACACATGGCCCAAACCCCACAAGCCGTGACAAAGATCCCAACGGAGAGACTTGGGACGGCACACCGGAAACCTCAGGGTGTGAGGAAGATGCCAGGAATTCATTCATTGCTGAAGCAGAAAGGAGCAAGGAGCAAGAAGAATCCCAGGAAGCTAAAAGAGTGAATGAAGATGGAGGTGGAATGAGTGTGAAGGGCGAGGAGCAGGGAGACTATGACACAGGATACTCGGAAGTTGAAGGAGGCAGGGACAACGAGGTATGttctgaggaggaggaggatgaagccTCAACAGAGAAGGACAGCAAAGAACCTGAACCAGGGTTTAAACTAAAGAAGGCCAGTGAAAGTGTGGCCAACAAAAAATCCATCTACGTGATCCACTGCGACAAGTGCCAGGAGCAGTTTGTTTCCCGGAAAAAGTACGTGGATCACTGCCGGGATGTGCATCAGAGCCTGCCTGGCAAGGTGTACCGCTGCGAGGTGTGCAGCAAGGCCTTCGCCAGCTATACCAGCTGGAAGGAGCACCGTGCCTGTGTGCACAGTGAGGAGAGGAGGttctcctgcagcctctgccaggcCACCTTCAAGAGGAAGCGGGATGTGAGGACTCACTCCATGCGGAAGCATGAGGGCAGGGCCAAGCGGCCGCTGTGCTCCGTGTGCGGCAAGATCCTGAGCTCCGACACGGCGCTGGTGTTCCACATGCGGACACACACTGGCGAGAAGCCCTATGAGTGTGGTGTGTGTCACTCCAGGTTTGCTCAGCCTTCCCAGCTCAAGATCCATACCAG atcccacactggggagaagccctacatTTGTGAGGACTGCGGCGCTTCCTTTGCCGACAGAGGAAAACTCACTGGCCACAAAAGGACACACACAG GCGAGCGGCTCTTCAGATGTGACGTGTGCGGGAAGGACTTTGCCACCAATGAGTACCTGAAGTGCCACAGGCGCTGTCACCTGGGAGCCAAACCCTACAGGTGTGAAGTTTGTGGGAAAGCCTTCGGACTCAGAGCctccctggcccagcacagcaaCGTCCATGCAG AGACCCGTCCCTATTTCTGCGAGCAGTGTGGGAAGGCCTTCACGCAGCAGGGAGCTCTGCGGCggcaccagcgcatccacacgggagagaagccctacaagtgccGGGCCTGCGAGAGGACCTTCACCGACATGTCCACCCTGCGCCGGCACGTAGCG ATCCATGACCGGAATGCTCACTGGAGAAACTTCTTGATTGACCTCACACTAAAAAAAGACCACAATTGGTCCAAAATAGAGACTTTAGCAGAAGCACATCCAGGAGGAGATCCCATGCCAGAAATTTGGTCAGTTGACCACGGGAAACTTTATAAACCAGGAAGTgctaaagcagcagcagctcacgtGACACCtgggcttggggacactgggaacaCTGACCCCTCCCTTTTGTACTTATAA